A window of Bacteroidales bacterium genomic DNA:
ATTTAAATACATACAACATAAAGTAATAAACCTGACATCGGAAAATGCGACCAGGATGTCCCAACAGTATATCGACCGGATGAAAGATTATTACGGTTCTTTTGAGGCCAATGTAACACAACCGGGCGAGGTTTACATATCCCCGTTGACAAAAGATTTTCTCATAGACAAGCAACATTCCGGGTTCTACGGGAACCTTTATATCATACAGGGAATAAGAACCTACTCTGCCGGAAACGGATTATGCCAGATCGTAGCCCAGAATGACCTGGGAAAACTGATCGGAAATACCACAGGACAACCCGGAAAATGTTACATTTATTCATTACCCTTCAATACGCCAAACACCAAAACACTTTTCCACTGCTCTACCAGATATAGCAACAGGCCATTGGAGCGTCCGGGTATTACAGTTACCCCCGACCTCTACTGGCCTGTTGACAGAAGGGATTTTTTCCCTGTGAAAGAATTACAGGAAATGATCAAAAAACTGGAAAAATCCGCTTCTAAGTAAAACAATATCTGTCACCGTCCGCTGTCCCATTGTCTTAATTCCAGTACTGCCAGCCAGTAATCACGCTCGGCCTGCAGGATATTATCCTTGGCTTCGTAATAAATGGAAAGTTCGACAATATAATCCGTCAGGGATATTTTCCCGAGTTCAAGCGACTTTACCATCAGTTCCGCGCTGTTGGACGATTGCAGTACATCACGGTAATCCACCAGCATACTCTGCAGGCTGTACGCTTTATTGTACTGTGTCTTCAATGAATTATAGAACTGAAGGCGGGTATCGGTCTCGATATTCTTCCATGCTTCCGTTTGTACTTTGGCCTGTTTGATGGTATTTTTATTTTCCCACAGGGGAATGCTCACCCCTACGGTAAATCCCTGCATGGTAACATCCGCCACCGTTTCATTGGTATATCCTGCCGAAAATTTCGGCAAGCTCAGCGCCCTGCTTAGTTTTATCCTGTTCTTGCTGACTTCGATCTCCTTGGCGATCGATTTCAGGTTCGGATTGTTTTCCTGCGCCTGTTCGTACCACTCTTCAAAATCCTGTGGCAACAGATATTCCGGATAAATAATCGCGGAAGGGATTTCTTTTCCCCCGTTCAACCGCTGCAGTTCCGACAACAAAGCCGTACGTTCGATTTCGTTCGCTTCTGCGGCTTTCCGGGCATTCAACAGGTTCAGCTGTGATTTGTTACGTTCCAGGATATCTATATTTCCCATGGTAAATAACTCCTGGTACGTACGGGACATTCTTTCTGCATGCTGTAACCTAAGATCCAGTTCTTCTTTCAGGCTGTTCC
This region includes:
- a CDS encoding TolC family protein, whose protein sequence is MKNKIIIICCVFGFVLQGIKAQYPLDSVLRQIEANSTTLQALRQQAEAQKLENKTGIYLANPEFDFAYMWGRPTSEGNRYNINAVQSFDFPTAYAYRSRVAGGSNLIADYGYESSRKDLLLQTGALCVELIYRNSLKEELDLRLQHAERMSRTYQELFTMGNIDILERNKSQLNLLNARKAAEANEIERTALLSELQRLNGGKEIPSAIIYPEYLLPQDFEEWYEQAQENNPNLKSIAKEIEVSKNRIKLSRALSLPKFSAGYTNETVADVTMQGFTVGVSIPLWENKNTIKQAKVQTEAWKNIETDTRLQFYNSLKTQYNKAYSLQSMLVDYRDVLQSSNSAELMVKSLELGKISLTDYIVELSIYYEAKDNILQAERDYWLAVLELRQWDSGR